A genomic segment from Glycine soja cultivar W05 chromosome 20, ASM419377v2, whole genome shotgun sequence encodes:
- the LOC114401608 gene encoding zinc-finger homeodomain protein 2-like encodes MEFKQHEETELRMLAATASYNAFGIPPSSQGEEEPVAAAIPMTPTPPTLAQKNDNEKYHECLKNHTIKTGIHTLDGCIKFLPLGEEGTLDALKCLVCNCHRNFHRKETPNDTYLVPYYRHSPLPLAAYYGEQVGYPHVQGQQCTTLALPSRSRGSGGAQSSREDMEAVSDPTSGATPHGGSSKKRFRTRFTQEQKGKMLAFAEKLGWRIMKHDESVVQEFCAQTNIQPRVLKVWVHNNKHTLSKKL; translated from the coding sequence atggaGTTTAAGCAACATGAGGAAACTGAGTTGAGGATGCTCGCAGCAACAGCGAGTTACAATGCCTTTGGAATACCGCCCTCAAGTCAAGGCGAAGAGGAGCCAGTGGCGGCGGCGATTCCAATGACCCCAACACCACCCACCCTGGCTCAAAAAAATGACAATGAGAAGTATCATGAGTGCCTTAAGAACCACACCATCAAAACTGGCATCCACACACTTGATGGATGCATCAAGTTCTTGCCTCTAGGCGAGGAGGGAACCCTGGATGCGCTAAAATGCCTAGTGTGCAACTGCCACCGAAACTTCCATCGTAAGGAGACCCCCAATGACACCTACCTGGTGCCTTACTACCGCCACTCGCCGTTGCCGTTGGCAGCGTACTATGGGGAGCAGGTGGGCTACCCCCATGTGCAAGGGCAACAATGCACCACACTGGCACTCCCCTCCAGGTCAAGGGGCAGTGGTGGGGCCCAGTCCTCGAGGGAGGACATGGAAGCAGTGTCAGACCCAACGAGTGGTGCCACTCCTCATGGCGGGTCCAGCAAGAAGCGTTTCAGGACTAGGTTCACCCAAGAACAAAAGGGGAAGATGTTGGCCTTTGCAGAAAAGCTTGGCTGGAGGATTATGAAGCACGATGAGAGTGTCGTGCAGGAGTTTTGTGCCCAAACTAACATCCAACCTCGTGTGCTTAAGGTGTGGGTGCACAACAACAAGCACACCTTAAGTAAGAAGCTctag